A window from gamma proteobacterium SS-5 encodes these proteins:
- a CDS encoding hydroxymethylpyrimidine/phosphomethylpyrimidine kinase, with protein MHSQQLHSDLPVLLSIGGHDPSGGAGIQADLESAAAFGVQGLSLISCLTVQNSANVRRLVPVELELIAAQLDCLRQDMPIHGLKLGLLGSVALIDWLGQQLAQARLPSPVLDPVLAAGGGLELSDTELLAALRRLLPQVRLLTPNLPEAQRLSGQRQLADCASALCQLGAEAVLISGGHNEETRLVNRLYDASGPIQEWDWPRLPGTFHGSGCTLAAASAALLAKGCDLISALEQAQRFTWNSLAQARRIGQHQLNPGRYGV; from the coding sequence ATGCATAGCCAACAACTACATAGCGACCTGCCGGTGCTGCTCAGCATCGGCGGCCACGACCCCAGCGGCGGGGCCGGCATCCAGGCCGACCTGGAAAGCGCCGCCGCCTTCGGCGTGCAGGGCCTGAGCCTCATCAGCTGCCTGACGGTGCAGAACAGCGCCAATGTGCGCCGCCTGGTGCCGGTGGAACTGGAGCTGATCGCCGCGCAACTGGACTGCCTGCGGCAAGATATGCCGATCCACGGCCTCAAGCTGGGGCTGCTGGGCAGCGTGGCGCTGATCGACTGGCTCGGCCAGCAGCTGGCCCAGGCGCGCCTGCCGTCGCCGGTGCTCGACCCGGTTCTGGCCGCCGGCGGTGGTCTGGAGTTAAGCGATACCGAGCTGCTCGCCGCCCTGCGCCGCCTGCTGCCCCAGGTGCGCCTGCTCACCCCCAATCTACCCGAGGCCCAGCGCCTCAGCGGCCAGCGGCAACTGGCGGACTGCGCCTCTGCCCTCTGCCAGCTGGGCGCCGAGGCGGTGCTGATCAGCGGCGGCCACAATGAAGAAACCCGGCTGGTGAATCGGCTCTACGATGCCAGCGGCCCGATCCAGGAATGGGACTGGCCGCGCCTGCCCGGTACCTTCCACGGCAGCGGCTGCACCCTGGCCGCCGCCAGCGCCGCCCTGCTGGCCAAGGGCTGCGACCTGATCAGCGCCCTGGAACAGGCCCAGCGCTTCACCTGGAACAGCCTGGCCCAGGCCCGCCGCATCGGCCAGCACCAGCTCAACCCAGGGCGTTATGGGGTTTGA
- a CDS encoding response regulator produces MLDYLINKIRLKDRIRLVYLLIVLVALLVGGFSYLGFERLEQEFKRFSRASNETQLGLELARQIADLQRTAEIFTHEGHQSAAEQVEYGYANIRELIQRGQGSSLTGIQPYIEKIDRHLGRYYQAFQQLQEQRVLQSRLVSRAIRDQASLAEQGIRQHLRDIPPEQTARQLQAIQLLSDLLLVEKSIYRYFDSLHSPQVDQAKQHLARVRRGLDQAPGQYAGAEGLKRLLNTYESTILEAVQRTRGYLYLVNVVMAAEAYEILYQSRQISQLLGVEMAAAETEIGTTLDRMVQMELLVGLAFLIAVSLLSLLIGRSITDPLDRLTETFRSLARGEGDTEIPAYPLDDELGDLTQAAEVFRLKNQQTQQLMQRYQRLSGDLEVMVQRRTQQLSDSNRKLTLAKEAAEAATRAKSAFLANMSHEIRTPMHAITGMAYLVKQTELDAEQRDHIDSIDLSAKALLQLLNDILDLSKIEAGRLDLERIVFDLTEVLDQVGSLIALQARNKKLDYRIDYPADLPRHFLGDPTRLRQVLINLLGNAVKFTEQGALGLEVRWQQGQLHLRVWDTGIGMSEQQQQRLFQSFSQADVSTTRKYGGSGLGLSISKQLVELMQGQIRVQSRPGKGSSFGVELPLALADPATSIDPSEGPDPARGHREQALRARLPQLAGKRLLLVEDNAINRKVIQGMLRHSGIVIEEAFDGAQAVARYAQGQADFDLILMDVQMPVMGGYEATRQIRRLAPDTPIFALTADAQISDVEQARACGMNEHLHKPIDVAQLFSLLLDYLGEGPTSAPVPPEQPGRPSAASPSLPAAATPLLDRQAGLERMGGDAELYAELLEEFHHRYAPLADGLRTAMAEDPQATRRLIHSIKGISSTLGADRLAQIAAQIQASGDDFDPALLEQFQAELKRLCREIGSRDSAP; encoded by the coding sequence GTGCTCGACTACCTCATCAACAAAATCCGGCTGAAAGACCGCATTCGCCTGGTCTATCTGCTGATCGTGCTGGTCGCCCTGCTGGTGGGGGGATTTTCCTATCTGGGCTTTGAACGCCTGGAACAGGAGTTCAAGCGCTTCTCACGCGCCAGCAACGAAACCCAGCTGGGCCTGGAACTGGCCCGCCAGATCGCCGACTTGCAGCGTACCGCAGAGATCTTCACCCATGAGGGCCACCAGTCCGCCGCCGAGCAGGTGGAGTACGGCTATGCCAACATCCGCGAGCTGATCCAGCGCGGCCAGGGCTCCAGCCTGACCGGCATCCAACCCTACATCGAAAAGATCGACCGCCACCTGGGGCGTTACTATCAGGCATTCCAGCAACTGCAAGAGCAACGGGTGCTGCAATCGCGCCTGGTCAGTCGGGCCATCCGCGACCAGGCCAGCCTGGCCGAGCAAGGCATACGCCAGCACCTGCGCGACATCCCCCCGGAGCAGACCGCGCGCCAGTTACAGGCCATCCAGCTGCTCAGCGACCTGCTGCTGGTGGAAAAGAGCATCTACCGTTATTTCGACTCCCTGCATTCACCCCAGGTGGACCAGGCCAAGCAGCACCTGGCGCGGGTGCGCCGGGGGCTGGATCAGGCCCCTGGCCAGTACGCCGGGGCGGAGGGCCTCAAGCGGCTGCTGAATACCTATGAGAGCACCATCCTGGAGGCGGTGCAGCGCACCCGCGGCTATCTCTATCTGGTGAATGTGGTAATGGCTGCCGAGGCCTATGAGATACTCTATCAATCACGCCAGATCAGCCAACTGCTGGGCGTGGAAATGGCCGCGGCAGAGACCGAGATCGGTACCACCCTGGACCGGATGGTACAGATGGAGCTGCTGGTGGGCCTGGCCTTTCTGATTGCCGTCAGCCTGTTGTCGCTGCTCATCGGGCGCAGCATCACAGACCCCCTGGACCGCCTCACCGAGACCTTCCGCAGCCTGGCCAGGGGTGAGGGGGATACCGAGATCCCGGCCTATCCCCTGGACGATGAGCTGGGCGATCTGACCCAGGCGGCGGAGGTGTTTCGGCTGAAGAATCAACAAACCCAGCAGCTGATGCAGCGTTACCAGCGCCTCAGCGGTGACCTGGAGGTGATGGTGCAGCGGCGCACCCAGCAGCTGTCCGACTCCAACCGCAAGCTGACCCTGGCCAAGGAGGCGGCAGAGGCCGCGACCCGGGCCAAATCCGCCTTTCTGGCCAACATGTCCCATGAGATCCGCACCCCCATGCACGCCATCACCGGCATGGCCTATCTGGTCAAGCAGACCGAGCTGGACGCCGAGCAGCGAGACCATATCGACTCCATCGACCTGTCCGCCAAGGCCCTGCTGCAACTGCTGAACGACATCCTCGATCTGTCCAAGATCGAGGCCGGGCGGCTGGATCTGGAGCGCATCGTATTCGACCTGACGGAGGTGCTCGACCAGGTTGGCAGCCTGATCGCGCTACAGGCCAGGAACAAGAAGCTGGACTACCGTATCGACTACCCGGCCGATCTGCCTCGGCATTTTCTCGGCGACCCCACCCGTCTGCGCCAGGTGCTGATCAACCTGCTGGGCAACGCGGTCAAGTTCACCGAACAGGGTGCGCTGGGGCTTGAGGTGCGCTGGCAACAGGGCCAACTACACCTGCGCGTGTGGGACACGGGCATAGGCATGAGCGAGCAACAGCAACAACGACTGTTTCAGAGCTTCAGTCAGGCCGATGTCAGTACCACGCGCAAATACGGCGGCAGCGGCCTGGGCCTGTCCATCAGCAAGCAACTGGTGGAGCTGATGCAGGGCCAGATCCGGGTACAAAGCCGACCCGGCAAGGGCAGCAGCTTCGGCGTCGAACTGCCCCTGGCCCTGGCCGATCCGGCCACATCGATTGACCCCAGCGAAGGCCCGGACCCGGCGCGAGGGCACCGGGAGCAGGCCCTGCGCGCCCGCCTGCCGCAACTGGCGGGCAAGCGCCTGCTGCTGGTGGAGGACAACGCCATCAACCGCAAGGTGATCCAGGGCATGTTGCGCCACTCCGGCATAGTCATCGAAGAGGCCTTCGATGGGGCCCAGGCGGTTGCCCGCTACGCCCAGGGGCAGGCCGATTTCGACCTCATCCTGATGGATGTGCAGATGCCGGTGATGGGCGGCTACGAGGCCACCCGGCAGATCCGCCGCCTGGCCCCGGATACGCCCATCTTCGCCCTCACCGCCGATGCCCAGATCAGCGACGTCGAACAGGCCCGCGCCTGCGGCATGAACGAACACCTGCACAAGCCCATAGACGTTGCACAGCTGTTCTCCCTGCTGCTCGACTACCTGGGCGAGGGGCCGACATCCGCGCCCGTGCCGCCTGAACAGCCAGGCAGACCCAGTGCCGCGAGCCCGAGCCTGCCTGCCGCCGCCACCCCGCTGCTCGATCGCCAGGCCGGGCTAGAGCGCATGGGTGGGGATGCCGAGCTGTACGCCGAGCTGCTAGAGGAATTTCACCACCGCTACGCCCCCCTGGCCGACGGCCTGCGGACGGCCATGGCCGAAGACCCCCAAGCCACCCGCCGCCTGATCCACTCCATCAAGGGCATCAGCAGCACCCTGGGCGCGGATCGACTGGCGCAGATCGCCGCCCAGATCCAGGCCAGCGGGGATGATTTTGATCCCGCCCTGCTGGAGCAATTTCAGGCCGAGCTAAAACGCCTGTGCCGGGAAATAGGGTCGCGGGATTCGGCCCCTTGA
- a CDS encoding SpoIIE family protein phosphatase produces the protein MPAFGFGLRAKSLLALLLACLFALLPTGFIGWQVLQGVQSHFGLAYAKNLTQLNRQNILAPVSRDLALARLLARSLLARQWLLEEDNTAKRELFFREAEHYRQGFSDQNYFLISALSRNYFLNAKDKPHSQQPRYRLDPEKTEDAWFFNSLEHTQDYNINVNTDVHMGITQVWLNVIVREGERKIGLAGTGLNLTGFLKEFIATGEPGVTPIILDSQGAIQAHPDTRLIAFNSGSGTRNQAKTLASLLDSAQQRRALEQTMAAAQAKPALAHSLWVNLQGKRQLLALAYIPELRWHLVTAVDLNEAQIMEPGWALAVTGVLALLLLVLLLAFGAAVERVVLKPLRTLHQSATALAEGNYQVSLPPPGRDELGDLNRAFGTMASQIKANTKQLEDKVRERTQKLEQANRDMASAHQKINDSIDYASLIQRAMLPSGQLSDMLGAHHFVLWHPRDVVGGDFYLFRAQDDERYLIGVVDCAGHGVPGALMTMLARAAFDDAMNRQGLDSPAALLGHADASLREMIQQSELPRAIATNMDAGLAYIDRKAGQLRYAGAKIALYWSDGAEVGEIKGGRRPLCDRKLGVYSDQTLEMRPGTTYYLVTDGYLDQAGGELGYGFGNSRFAALLQEHARLPMQEQAAALNQALEAYRGDHQQRDDITLLSFRIG, from the coding sequence ATGCCTGCTTTCGGTTTTGGACTGCGCGCCAAGTCTCTGCTGGCCCTGCTGCTGGCCTGCCTGTTTGCCCTGTTGCCCACGGGCTTCATCGGCTGGCAGGTGCTGCAGGGGGTACAGAGCCACTTTGGCCTGGCCTATGCGAAAAATCTCACCCAACTCAATCGGCAGAACATCCTTGCTCCGGTAAGCCGTGATCTGGCCCTGGCCCGGCTGCTGGCCCGCTCTTTGCTGGCCCGCCAGTGGCTGCTGGAGGAGGACAACACGGCAAAGCGGGAGCTGTTCTTCCGCGAGGCGGAACATTACCGTCAGGGCTTTAGCGATCAGAACTACTTTCTGATCAGTGCCCTGAGCCGCAACTATTTCCTCAACGCCAAGGACAAGCCCCACAGCCAACAGCCGCGCTACCGGCTAGACCCGGAAAAAACAGAGGATGCCTGGTTTTTCAATAGCCTGGAGCATACCCAGGACTACAACATCAACGTCAACACCGATGTCCACATGGGCATAACCCAGGTCTGGCTGAACGTCATCGTGCGTGAGGGAGAGCGCAAGATCGGCCTGGCCGGCACCGGTCTGAATCTGACCGGGTTCCTCAAGGAGTTCATTGCCACCGGCGAGCCTGGGGTGACGCCCATAATTCTCGATAGCCAGGGGGCGATTCAGGCCCATCCGGACACCCGTTTGATTGCCTTTAACTCCGGCAGTGGCACCAGGAATCAGGCCAAGACCCTGGCCTCCCTGCTGGATTCGGCGCAGCAACGCAGGGCCCTGGAGCAGACCATGGCGGCGGCCCAGGCGAAACCGGCTCTGGCGCACAGCCTCTGGGTCAATCTGCAGGGCAAGCGCCAGCTGCTGGCCCTGGCCTATATCCCTGAGCTGCGCTGGCATCTGGTCACGGCGGTGGACCTGAACGAGGCGCAGATCATGGAGCCGGGCTGGGCCCTGGCGGTTACCGGCGTATTGGCGTTGCTGCTGCTCGTCTTGCTGCTGGCCTTTGGCGCGGCGGTGGAACGGGTGGTGCTCAAGCCCCTGCGTACCCTGCACCAATCCGCCACCGCCCTGGCCGAGGGCAATTACCAGGTCAGCCTGCCGCCGCCTGGGCGAGACGAGCTGGGCGACCTGAACCGTGCCTTCGGCACCATGGCCAGCCAGATCAAGGCCAACACCAAGCAGCTGGAAGACAAGGTGCGCGAACGCACCCAAAAGCTGGAGCAGGCGAACCGGGACATGGCCAGCGCCCACCAGAAGATCAACGACTCCATCGACTACGCCAGCCTGATCCAGCGCGCCATGCTGCCCAGCGGCCAGTTATCGGATATGCTCGGGGCGCATCACTTTGTGCTTTGGCACCCGCGTGACGTGGTCGGCGGTGATTTTTACCTGTTCCGCGCCCAGGACGATGAGCGCTACCTGATCGGCGTGGTGGATTGCGCCGGGCACGGGGTTCCGGGGGCGCTGATGACCATGCTTGCCCGCGCCGCCTTCGACGATGCCATGAATCGGCAAGGCCTTGACTCACCTGCCGCCCTGCTCGGCCACGCCGATGCCAGCCTGCGTGAGATGATCCAGCAATCGGAGCTGCCCAGGGCCATAGCCACCAACATGGATGCGGGCCTGGCCTATATTGACCGCAAGGCCGGACAACTACGCTATGCCGGGGCCAAGATCGCGCTGTACTGGAGCGATGGCGCGGAGGTGGGCGAGATCAAGGGCGGTCGTCGCCCCCTATGCGACCGCAAGCTGGGGGTGTACAGTGATCAGACGCTGGAAATGCGTCCGGGAACCACCTACTATCTGGTCACCGATGGCTATCTGGACCAGGCCGGCGGCGAGCTGGGCTATGGCTTTGGCAACAGCCGCTTTGCCGCCCTGCTGCAGGAACACGCCCGACTGCCGATGCAGGAGCAGGCCGCAGCCCTGAACCAGGCCCTGGAGGCCTATCGTGGCGACCATCAGCAACGTGATGACATTACCCTGTTGTCGTTTCGAATTGGCTGA
- a CDS encoding DUF1987 domain-containing protein: MNDLNIPATQSTPSIHAQWQAGVLLMAGDSYPENSFDFFTEVIEWVEAYLNQEQRPLRLELNLVYMNTSSVKAMLDIFDMLEEAHGEGREVSVSWYYDPRNERVVDLADEFKEDCTFPFEIKPDSGS; the protein is encoded by the coding sequence ATGAATGATCTGAACATCCCGGCCACCCAATCCACCCCCAGCATCCACGCCCAGTGGCAAGCGGGCGTGCTGCTCATGGCCGGTGATTCCTATCCGGAGAACTCCTTCGACTTCTTCACCGAGGTCATCGAATGGGTGGAGGCCTACCTGAATCAGGAGCAGCGGCCGTTGCGCCTGGAGTTGAATCTGGTGTACATGAACACCAGCTCGGTCAAGGCCATGCTGGATATCTTCGATATGCTGGAAGAGGCCCACGGCGAGGGCCGCGAGGTCAGCGTCAGCTGGTACTACGACCCGCGCAACGAGCGCGTGGTGGATCTGGCCGATGAGTTCAAGGAAGACTGCACCTTTCCCTTCGAGATCAAGCCGGACAGCGGTTCATGA
- a CDS encoding tetratricopeptide repeat protein, producing the protein MLKANPFFRLNYLVVDDFTDMRSMIRAMLQALGAPAEQIHTARNGEEAVYKLGGTTRYDVVLCDYNLGPGKDGMQVLEEARYLGLVGMNSIFTMITAENSRDMVLGVIEYEPDSYISKPFNKDVLRERLLKIMEHKKTMVPIHASLAGKNHAKALELINERLATQTKYTGELVKLKAGILFGAGQYDDALAIYEQFLMLRDVAWAQMGKAKVLFAKQQYVQAKVVLEHMVREYPNLMEAFDLLAKIQRIEADTRAAEETLSHAVERSPKGVMRQQELGELAMINGDLTKAEQAYGAAVQMGRHSIHKSATANAGLAKVMVANKKFQEALKVVKGIGTSFNKNDNEARFLEATSLALIYQGQGDETQANEQLDRAESLIGRIKHGVTGNLGLELANACIQLGQQEKALKLVSSIIANNHDNDALLGSMGHMLTNAGMEVDTGELIAKVRKDVFSKNNQGVRMIRQGKLAEAVELLRASASELPSNKTVNLNAAKALIMYMEKEGTSSENLRQAADCIERVRQAAPDDWRLTSLVPRLQALASKF; encoded by the coding sequence ATGCTTAAGGCCAATCCTTTTTTTCGACTTAACTACCTGGTGGTTGACGATTTTACTGATATGCGCTCGATGATCCGGGCCATGCTCCAGGCCTTGGGTGCCCCGGCGGAGCAGATACACACCGCCCGTAACGGCGAGGAGGCCGTGTACAAGCTGGGCGGGACCACCCGTTATGACGTGGTGCTCTGCGACTACAACCTGGGGCCGGGCAAGGACGGCATGCAGGTGCTGGAAGAGGCCCGTTATCTGGGGCTGGTGGGCATGAACAGCATCTTTACCATGATTACGGCGGAAAACTCCCGGGACATGGTGCTGGGGGTGATCGAGTATGAGCCTGACAGTTATATCTCCAAGCCCTTCAACAAGGATGTATTGCGCGAGCGCCTGCTCAAGATCATGGAGCACAAGAAGACCATGGTGCCGATCCACGCCAGCCTGGCGGGCAAGAACCACGCCAAGGCCCTGGAACTGATCAATGAACGGCTGGCAACCCAGACCAAATACACCGGTGAGCTGGTCAAGCTCAAGGCCGGTATCCTGTTTGGCGCGGGTCAATACGACGATGCCCTGGCCATCTATGAACAGTTCCTCATGCTGCGCGATGTTGCCTGGGCGCAGATGGGCAAGGCCAAGGTGCTGTTTGCCAAACAGCAATACGTGCAGGCCAAGGTGGTGCTGGAGCATATGGTCCGGGAATACCCCAATCTGATGGAGGCCTTTGACCTGTTGGCCAAGATTCAGCGTATCGAGGCCGACACCCGGGCGGCGGAGGAGACCCTGAGCCATGCCGTGGAGCGCTCACCCAAGGGGGTCATGCGCCAGCAGGAGCTGGGTGAGCTGGCCATGATCAACGGTGATCTGACCAAGGCCGAGCAGGCCTATGGGGCGGCGGTGCAGATGGGTCGCCATTCGATTCACAAATCCGCCACGGCCAATGCCGGGCTGGCCAAGGTCATGGTGGCCAACAAGAAGTTCCAGGAGGCCCTGAAGGTGGTCAAGGGCATAGGCACCAGCTTCAACAAAAATGACAACGAGGCCAGATTTTTAGAGGCCACCAGCCTGGCCCTGATCTACCAGGGGCAAGGGGACGAGACCCAGGCCAATGAGCAGCTGGACCGGGCCGAGTCCCTGATAGGCCGCATCAAGCACGGGGTTACCGGCAACCTGGGGCTGGAGCTGGCCAATGCCTGTATCCAGCTGGGCCAGCAGGAAAAGGCCCTCAAGTTGGTGAGTTCCATCATCGCCAACAATCACGACAACGACGCCTTGCTGGGCTCCATGGGCCACATGCTCACCAATGCCGGCATGGAGGTGGATACGGGTGAACTCATCGCCAAGGTACGCAAGGATGTCTTCAGTAAGAACAATCAAGGCGTGCGCATGATCAGGCAGGGCAAGCTGGCGGAGGCGGTGGAGTTGCTGCGGGCATCCGCCAGCGAACTGCCCAGCAACAAGACCGTCAACCTGAATGCCGCCAAGGCCCTGATCATGTATATGGAGAAAGAGGGCACCAGTAGCGAAAACCTGCGTCAGGCCGCCGACTGTATCGAACGGGTGCGTCAGGCCGCTCCGGATGACTGGCGTCTGACCAGCCTGGTGCCACGCCTGCAGGCCCTGGCGAGCAAATTCTGA
- a CDS encoding thiamine phosphate synthase, translating into MTSDPRLRGLYAITHSALCAAELIERVAAALQGGARLVQYRDKSQDRSRRLAEAQALRRLCSERQALLIINDDVELAAKVAADGVHLGREDGALELARARLGPGAIIGISCYNDLDRAAAAAAAGADYLAFGRFYPSQSKPGASPAGLEVLREARGRFDLPLVAIGGITPENGPPLIQAGADMLAVIQALFGQADVAAASREFSALFGPQMNPDGRK; encoded by the coding sequence ATGACATCTGACCCCCGTCTGCGTGGCCTTTATGCCATTACCCATAGCGCCCTTTGCGCTGCTGAGTTGATCGAGCGCGTGGCCGCAGCCCTGCAAGGTGGCGCTCGGCTGGTGCAATACCGGGACAAATCCCAGGACCGCTCGCGGCGGCTGGCCGAGGCCCAAGCCCTGCGGCGGCTGTGCTCTGAGCGCCAGGCCCTGCTGATCATCAACGATGATGTGGAGCTGGCCGCCAAGGTGGCCGCCGATGGGGTGCATCTGGGCCGCGAGGACGGTGCCCTGGAGCTGGCTCGCGCTCGCCTGGGGCCTGGGGCGATCATCGGCATCTCCTGTTACAACGACCTGGACCGGGCGGCGGCAGCGGCGGCGGCAGGGGCGGATTATCTGGCCTTCGGCCGCTTCTACCCCTCGCAGAGCAAGCCCGGTGCCAGCCCGGCGGGGCTGGAGGTGCTGCGAGAGGCCCGTGGCCGTTTTGACCTGCCCCTGGTTGCCATCGGCGGCATAACCCCCGAAAATGGCCCCCCGCTGATCCAGGCCGGTGCCGACATGCTGGCGGTGATCCAGGCCCTGTTCGGTCAGGCGGATGTTGCCGCTGCCAGTCGTGAGTTTTCAGCGCTATTTGGTCCGCAAATGAACCCAGATGGACGCAAATGA
- the hemL gene encoding glutamate-1-semialdehyde 2,1-aminomutase, with translation MNRSDSLFQAAQLHIPGGVNSPVRAFKGVGGTPVFIDHASGAYTWDADGKRYIDYVGSWGPMVLGHAHAEVIAAVAETIGKGLSFGAPTELETQMADRVCELVPSMEMVRMVSSGTEATMSAIRLARGFTGRDKIVKFEGCYHGHSDSLLVKAGSGALTLGEPSSPGVPASLAEHTLTLSFNDSQQVRDCFAQLGGQIACIIVEPVAGNMNCIPPQPGFLQTLREVCDQYGALLIFDEVMTGFRVALGGAQTLYGIRPDLTTLGKVIGGGMPVGAFGGRLEVMQKIAPLGPVYQAGTLSGNPVAMAAGLKTLKLISAPGFFEQLSSKVERLVDGLLAEAAKAGIPMTANRVGGMFGLFFSPEQVSSYAGATACDQVRFKRFFHAMLDHGVYLAPSAFEAGFVSAAHSEADIDATLTAAAEAFAELG, from the coding sequence ATGAACCGTTCCGACAGCCTGTTCCAAGCCGCCCAGTTACACATCCCCGGAGGGGTCAACTCGCCGGTGCGCGCCTTCAAAGGGGTTGGCGGCACGCCGGTGTTTATCGACCACGCCAGCGGCGCCTATACCTGGGATGCCGATGGCAAGCGCTACATCGACTATGTCGGCTCCTGGGGGCCTATGGTGCTGGGCCATGCCCATGCCGAGGTGATAGCCGCCGTCGCCGAGACCATCGGCAAGGGCCTGTCCTTCGGTGCCCCCACCGAGCTGGAGACGCAGATGGCCGATCGCGTCTGCGAGCTGGTGCCGAGCATGGAGATGGTGCGCATGGTCAGCTCCGGGACCGAGGCCACCATGTCGGCGATCCGCCTGGCGCGGGGCTTCACCGGCCGCGACAAGATCGTCAAGTTTGAGGGCTGCTACCACGGCCACTCCGACAGCCTGCTGGTCAAGGCCGGCTCCGGTGCCCTCACCCTGGGCGAGCCCAGCTCGCCAGGCGTGCCTGCCAGCCTGGCGGAGCACACCCTGACTCTGAGCTTCAACGACAGCCAGCAGGTGCGCGACTGCTTCGCCCAGCTGGGCGGGCAGATCGCCTGCATTATCGTCGAGCCGGTGGCCGGCAACATGAACTGCATCCCGCCGCAGCCGGGCTTTCTGCAAACCCTGCGCGAGGTCTGCGACCAGTACGGCGCCCTGCTGATCTTTGACGAGGTGATGACCGGCTTTCGCGTTGCCCTCGGTGGCGCTCAGACGCTCTATGGCATCCGCCCCGATCTGACCACCCTGGGCAAGGTCATCGGCGGCGGCATGCCGGTGGGTGCCTTCGGCGGCCGTTTGGAGGTGATGCAGAAAATCGCCCCCCTCGGCCCGGTGTATCAGGCCGGTACCCTGTCGGGCAATCCGGTGGCCATGGCGGCGGGGCTGAAGACCTTGAAGCTGATCTCGGCACCGGGCTTCTTTGAACAGCTCAGCAGCAAAGTCGAGCGGCTGGTGGATGGCCTGCTGGCGGAGGCGGCCAAGGCAGGCATCCCGATGACGGCCAACCGCGTCGGCGGCATGTTCGGCCTGTTCTTCAGCCCTGAGCAGGTGAGCAGCTATGCCGGGGCCACCGCCTGCGATCAGGTGCGCTTCAAGCGCTTCTTCCACGCCATGCTCGATCACGGCGTCTATCTGGCCCCCTCGGCCTTCGAGGCAGGTTTTGTCTCGGCGGCCCACAGCGAGGCGGATATTGACGCGACTTTGACGGCCGCAGCGGAGGCCTTTGCCGAGCTGGGTTGA
- a CDS encoding GGDEF domain-containing protein has protein sequence MTKACPSLHTEQELFARIRSLLDDTAQANNPLHDPLAELLQLSQTQNERLQRLVRISDGYHEVGRRQTETLTQQYDRQLRRLEKLARISDRYQNSLRQLSEALKVAALQDPLTGLGNRRYLMERLREESERVVRKGNPYALGLIDVDHFKTFNDRFGHEVGDRVLCEISQSLHLQLRDYDLCGRWGGEEFLIILPESDLAEAGAVAERVLQAIKEIHLEDIDSARGLTASMGLSLHQAGENYSETIRRADDALYRAKELGRDRLEIAP, from the coding sequence ATGACCAAGGCCTGCCCCAGCCTGCATACGGAACAGGAACTGTTTGCGCGCATCCGTAGCCTGCTAGATGATACGGCCCAGGCCAACAACCCACTGCATGACCCCCTGGCTGAATTGCTTCAGCTGAGCCAGACACAGAACGAGCGACTGCAACGGCTGGTGCGCATCTCCGATGGATACCACGAGGTCGGTCGCCGTCAGACCGAGACCCTGACCCAGCAGTACGACCGGCAACTGCGCCGCCTGGAAAAGCTGGCGCGCATCTCCGACCGCTACCAGAACAGCCTGCGCCAGCTGAGCGAGGCGCTCAAGGTGGCCGCCCTGCAAGACCCGCTCACTGGCCTGGGCAATCGGCGTTATCTGATGGAGCGGCTGCGCGAGGAGAGCGAGCGGGTGGTGCGCAAGGGCAACCCCTACGCCTTGGGCCTGATCGACGTAGATCACTTCAAGACCTTCAATGACCGCTTCGGCCACGAGGTGGGCGATCGGGTGCTGTGCGAGATCAGTCAGAGCCTGCATCTGCAACTGCGTGATTATGACCTGTGCGGCCGCTGGGGGGGCGAGGAGTTTCTCATCATCCTGCCCGAGTCCGACCTGGCGGAGGCCGGTGCCGTAGCCGAGCGGGTGTTGCAGGCAATCAAGGAAATACATCTGGAGGATATCGACAGCGCCAGGGGCCTGACCGCCAGCATGGGCCTGAGCCTGCACCAGGCAGGGGAAAATTACTCCGAGACCATCCGGCGTGCCGATGACGCCCTCTACCGGGCCAAGGAGCTGGGTCGGGACCGCCTGGAAATCGCGCCCTAG
- a CDS encoding DUF5063 domain-containing protein — MSPELRNLLAIARNYCHLIEHSDTEQWLDDIAELLPQMHAAIARLGLRPRSEDALPGEEPVDLDQRFDLYVQLKSLLGDNDPYWMEYDGQDAQQMSGSLADDLTDIYCELKRGLEALGRTEEEAALPVLNGWRQGYQLHWGQHLLDAERHLYLLYQEGRL, encoded by the coding sequence ATGAGCCCGGAGTTACGCAATCTGCTGGCCATTGCCAGGAACTATTGCCATCTGATCGAGCATAGCGACACGGAGCAATGGCTGGATGACATAGCGGAATTGCTGCCGCAGATGCACGCGGCCATCGCCCGCCTGGGCCTCAGGCCCCGATCAGAGGACGCGCTGCCGGGGGAGGAGCCGGTTGATCTGGACCAGCGTTTTGATCTCTATGTGCAGCTCAAATCCCTGCTTGGCGACAACGACCCCTACTGGATGGAGTACGACGGCCAGGATGCGCAACAGATGAGCGGCAGCCTGGCGGATGACCTCACCGATATCTACTGCGAACTCAAGCGCGGCCTGGAGGCCCTGGGCCGCACCGAGGAGGAGGCCGCCCTGCCGGTGCTCAACGGCTGGCGTCAGGGCTACCAGTTGCACTGGGGGCAACACCTGCTGGATGCCGAGCGGCATCTCTATCTGCTCTATCAGGAAGGTCGGCTGTGA